A genomic stretch from Chitinophaga agri includes:
- a CDS encoding carboxypeptidase-like regulatory domain-containing protein has protein sequence MKPVTLLLLLLACLSATAQRPLSEARRSSIYEYLYELNDKETCRIYKYGVNTVNGSYLHTLKDSVLHDGQPHNNLPPGNYLQVYAENDMLQTSFRHAGNVLIKSMNNGRDLIILLHDLKGDLIRDADVRVGKRRLHYNPAAQSWMLEKYSQPGILQVRYQGILTCANLERVSRYREHLPARLFNKVRYVTLFHRRERDNYTLRNRYGSYVVYSKPIYKPGDTVRLKAFLSNRKGAPVNKQVLVRLMDYSYDVDTILTTLSPANPGSYNYQFVLSPEMNLRIDRDYSISLETLGSRKYDLSTYEGTLSDDEYASKRSVYLQSSFKLEDYELQQLTFEARTDKKVHYSGEPLSVYCKATDENKLPVMDGQLQLKVEKTGITKFYGQDVFIPKTLWEYSGPMDKIGETKITLPDSIFPAADLTYEISCTFTNSNNERKTQTLQAEYSYNNNRYSFAAKKDTLYITAKDEGQQSVRVWIYGIISPFDTIERHHTTLPAAIKINPRSSFYLIPGQDARNRYDLSDADDGVRLHTNWSNDTASLHIENPLQLPFWYTVVKGRKTLLRGYDRSFDWQASTKHHQQYHVYVQYVWGGKVIKRTAFLTDPGGMLHVSTDIPASVFPGQTTTINIDVKDKYLKPVANADITAYAYTSKFDNNTPNIPTFSLPLKRLKFYGELSLTASRNTYGNKQLALEWEKYGRRMGLDSMLFFRFTHPSPLFTTTQPAKDSITQMAPFVFARGSMQSVHILYVDEVPVYYSMSRPAPPYSFRVKAGHHAIKMRTKHQLISFELDIPKGVKSFISVDSAVQEKAYTITPMPDTLTKEELDMVNRYMLQLQNTFDKDHVYIEQGNKLYNVNYISSTPGTDGKELLIGPMIAAPAMLKAKGHFTQLFERERGYVFNIHDGVIKEKEQTRALNRLYRMSHNTHDTDFSDEVLTETLIDSLTREQENKELARLDQFERRNGSNGENNLEIDLAKYEDTLKNRIQKFFLFNEHDIMQKYMLSPVQRKFVGINTGYYRLLILLKDNSYVQLDHLAVKQGYLHYYRFDSLRIHPPNKESKHLDAELRQAVRYDPSSDKDMHKLLLLRYDRLKAGADNRKNVVTGTIVDDNNEPLIGVPVIVKGTSLATFTDENGDFSIAAPAGSTLRFSYVGFKTVEQQLNGEDLLLIRMLANELRMNEVVVTALGIRREQKPLGYAISTISSESISTNFATALYGKAAGVKIIADPGSLDGAHHMRLPKPVLPDTFMLPSAAELPTGIPESAVRSNFKDEGYWQPALKTDAHGKTSFTVTFPDDVTRWNAVTIAMSGKRQAGIDQTWIRSFKTLSGTLAMPAFAVDGDTIQLFGKTINYTTDSITVQRKFSVNDSLYMTATDGFRNALIDTLLLPVKSGDSLRIQYTVNRDNYLDGEDRKIPIIPRGTTETAGLFAALNGDTTLSYRTPQNTPVTIYAETAVLPVLMDEIAHVQHYRYLCNEQLASKLKAFLLEKTIAGFQRQPFKKDKDIRTIIGMLQQSREGAAWGWWKKAAPSPWVTRHVMEAMLMAKEQGYVQTAMESSAISYFTTALNTSDRVDTLSILEVLATMKAKIDYKTYIDTLIAHADKDGYDTIRVTALQQKAALPVNITPLLKTQQQTVFGNAFWGKDTLQMFSNSIERTLLVYKILRQAGGHDALLQKMRNYFLEKRKDGHWNNTYQSALILETILPDVMEDAAQGTATLTINGKHITRFPYTDTLPAGKIEISKQGKLPVYFTAYQRFRNRQPEKETGLFDVTAVLTDGLLRKEALQAGQPIQLEVTVDAKQTADYVLVEIPIPAGCSYQDKSQVNYWNNLNNEVHREHFKDKVSIFCTQLTAGKHTFTISLLPRYSGHYYLNPAKAEMQYFPVFMGRETLKQVYIY, from the coding sequence TTGAAACCAGTAACACTGTTGTTACTGTTGCTAGCCTGTTTGTCTGCAACAGCCCAACGTCCGCTATCGGAAGCCCGTCGTTCCAGCATTTATGAGTACTTATATGAGCTGAACGACAAAGAAACATGCCGTATTTATAAATATGGTGTTAATACTGTCAATGGTTCTTATCTGCATACACTGAAAGATTCTGTACTGCATGACGGCCAACCCCACAATAACCTTCCCCCCGGAAACTACCTGCAGGTATATGCAGAGAATGACATGCTGCAAACAAGCTTCAGGCACGCCGGGAATGTGCTGATAAAAAGCATGAACAACGGCAGAGATCTGATCATCCTGCTACACGATCTCAAGGGAGATCTCATCAGGGATGCAGATGTGCGCGTCGGTAAACGCAGGCTGCATTACAATCCGGCGGCACAATCATGGATGCTGGAAAAATACAGCCAACCCGGTATATTGCAGGTCAGGTATCAGGGAATATTGACCTGCGCCAACCTCGAACGTGTTAGCCGCTACCGTGAACACCTCCCGGCAAGGCTTTTTAACAAGGTCCGCTACGTTACATTATTTCACAGGAGAGAACGGGATAATTATACGCTAAGGAACAGGTACGGCAGCTATGTGGTATACAGCAAACCGATATATAAGCCAGGAGATACTGTACGGCTCAAAGCTTTTCTGAGCAACAGGAAAGGCGCTCCTGTAAATAAACAGGTACTGGTAAGGCTGATGGACTATTCATATGACGTCGACACTATCCTCACGACACTTTCTCCCGCAAATCCCGGCAGTTATAACTATCAGTTTGTACTGTCTCCCGAAATGAATCTCAGGATCGACAGGGACTACAGCATATCCCTTGAGACATTAGGCAGTCGTAAATACGACCTTTCTACATATGAGGGCACCCTGAGCGATGATGAATATGCCAGCAAACGTAGCGTATATCTTCAAAGTAGTTTTAAACTGGAAGATTATGAACTACAGCAACTGACATTTGAAGCAAGAACGGATAAAAAAGTCCATTATAGCGGTGAACCACTCTCTGTGTATTGCAAGGCCACGGATGAGAATAAACTGCCCGTAATGGATGGACAGCTACAACTGAAAGTGGAAAAAACAGGGATCACGAAATTTTACGGACAGGATGTGTTCATTCCAAAAACGCTCTGGGAATACAGCGGTCCTATGGACAAGATCGGAGAAACAAAGATCACGCTGCCGGATTCCATTTTCCCCGCGGCTGACCTCACCTACGAGATATCCTGCACTTTCACCAATAGCAATAATGAGCGGAAGACACAAACACTGCAGGCCGAATACAGCTACAACAACAACAGGTATAGTTTTGCCGCAAAAAAAGATACCCTGTACATCACCGCTAAAGATGAAGGGCAGCAATCAGTACGGGTGTGGATATACGGTATCATTAGTCCGTTTGATACAATTGAGCGACATCATACTACGCTACCTGCGGCAATAAAGATCAATCCACGTTCATCCTTCTATCTCATCCCGGGTCAGGACGCCAGAAACAGATATGACCTCAGCGATGCAGACGATGGAGTAAGACTACACACAAACTGGTCTAACGATACCGCCAGCTTACATATTGAGAACCCGTTACAACTACCATTCTGGTACACGGTAGTGAAAGGTCGTAAGACATTGCTCCGCGGATATGACAGGTCTTTTGACTGGCAGGCGTCTACAAAGCATCACCAGCAATATCATGTGTACGTACAATATGTATGGGGAGGAAAAGTCATTAAAAGAACGGCCTTCCTGACAGATCCAGGCGGCATGCTGCATGTATCAACAGACATACCGGCAAGCGTCTTCCCCGGGCAAACCACCACGATTAATATCGATGTAAAGGATAAATACCTCAAGCCGGTAGCCAACGCTGATATTACGGCTTATGCCTACACCAGTAAATTTGATAACAATACACCCAATATACCCACCTTCTCATTACCATTGAAGCGATTAAAGTTTTATGGTGAATTATCACTTACAGCGAGTCGTAATACCTATGGTAATAAGCAACTGGCGCTGGAGTGGGAGAAGTATGGACGCAGAATGGGACTGGACAGCATGCTGTTCTTCCGTTTTACCCATCCTTCGCCGCTGTTTACCACTACACAGCCGGCAAAAGATAGCATTACGCAGATGGCGCCATTTGTGTTTGCGCGTGGTAGTATGCAATCTGTACACATCCTGTATGTTGATGAGGTACCTGTATATTACAGCATGTCCAGACCAGCGCCGCCTTACAGCTTCCGGGTCAAGGCAGGACATCATGCTATAAAAATGCGTACAAAACACCAGCTGATCAGCTTTGAGCTGGATATACCCAAGGGCGTAAAATCATTTATCAGCGTGGATAGTGCGGTACAGGAGAAAGCATACACTATTACCCCAATGCCTGATACACTCACTAAAGAGGAACTTGATATGGTGAACCGGTATATGCTGCAGTTACAGAATACGTTCGATAAGGATCATGTGTATATCGAACAAGGCAATAAATTATACAATGTCAATTATATCAGCAGTACCCCAGGTACCGATGGTAAGGAACTGCTGATTGGTCCGATGATAGCGGCGCCGGCAATGCTCAAAGCAAAAGGTCATTTCACACAGTTGTTCGAAAGGGAACGTGGTTACGTATTCAATATCCACGACGGCGTGATCAAAGAAAAGGAACAGACCCGGGCTTTAAATAGACTGTATCGCATGTCCCACAATACCCATGACACAGATTTTTCTGATGAAGTGCTGACTGAAACGCTTATTGACAGCCTGACAAGAGAACAGGAAAATAAAGAACTGGCCCGGCTTGACCAGTTTGAACGTCGTAACGGCAGTAACGGAGAGAATAACCTTGAGATAGACCTGGCGAAATACGAAGACACATTGAAAAACAGGATACAAAAATTTTTCCTGTTTAACGAGCATGACATCATGCAGAAGTATATGCTGAGTCCAGTGCAACGGAAATTTGTGGGCATCAATACAGGCTATTACAGATTACTCATCCTCCTGAAAGACAACAGTTATGTACAACTCGATCATTTAGCTGTAAAACAAGGTTATTTACATTACTACCGGTTTGACTCGTTACGGATCCATCCTCCTAACAAGGAAAGTAAACATCTTGATGCGGAGCTGCGCCAAGCAGTAAGATATGATCCTTCCAGCGATAAGGATATGCACAAGCTGCTGTTGTTACGTTATGACCGGTTAAAAGCCGGCGCGGACAATAGAAAGAACGTTGTAACGGGGACAATAGTCGACGACAACAATGAACCATTGATTGGTGTTCCGGTGATTGTAAAAGGAACAAGTTTGGCAACCTTCACGGATGAAAACGGCGACTTCTCAATCGCCGCACCTGCCGGAAGCACGTTGAGATTCTCCTACGTAGGATTTAAAACTGTCGAGCAACAATTGAACGGAGAAGATCTCCTCCTGATAAGAATGCTTGCTAACGAATTGAGGATGAATGAAGTGGTTGTCACCGCCCTGGGCATAAGAAGAGAACAAAAGCCGCTCGGATATGCAATCAGTACTATCTCATCAGAGAGCATAAGTACAAATTTTGCAACCGCATTGTATGGTAAAGCCGCAGGTGTGAAGATCATTGCCGATCCCGGATCATTGGACGGTGCTCACCATATGAGACTACCAAAGCCTGTACTTCCGGATACTTTTATGCTACCGTCCGCAGCGGAGCTTCCAACCGGCATTCCGGAAAGTGCTGTTCGCAGTAACTTCAAAGACGAAGGCTACTGGCAGCCTGCGCTGAAAACAGATGCCCATGGTAAGACATCCTTCACGGTCACCTTCCCGGATGATGTTACCAGATGGAATGCAGTGACCATCGCCATGAGCGGCAAACGTCAGGCAGGTATTGATCAGACTTGGATCCGGTCCTTTAAAACACTAAGTGGCACACTTGCTATGCCAGCGTTTGCAGTAGATGGAGATACAATACAGCTATTCGGCAAAACGATCAACTATACGACTGACAGCATTACAGTACAACGGAAATTCTCCGTAAATGACAGTCTGTATATGACAGCCACCGACGGCTTCCGCAATGCGCTTATTGACACCTTGCTCCTACCTGTAAAGTCCGGCGACAGCCTCCGGATCCAGTACACGGTTAACAGGGACAATTACCTGGATGGCGAAGACAGGAAAATACCAATAATCCCCCGGGGAACAACAGAAACTGCCGGACTATTCGCTGCCCTGAACGGAGATACCACCCTCTCCTATCGCACGCCACAAAATACGCCTGTCACCATTTACGCGGAAACAGCAGTATTGCCGGTATTGATGGATGAAATCGCACACGTACAGCACTACAGGTACCTCTGTAATGAGCAACTGGCCTCTAAACTCAAAGCGTTCCTGCTGGAGAAGACAATAGCCGGGTTCCAGCGACAGCCGTTTAAAAAAGACAAGGACATCCGTACCATCATCGGTATGCTGCAACAAAGCAGAGAAGGTGCTGCGTGGGGATGGTGGAAAAAAGCGGCTCCGTCGCCGTGGGTCACCAGACACGTGATGGAAGCAATGCTCATGGCTAAAGAGCAGGGATATGTGCAGACTGCCATGGAATCATCTGCTATCAGTTACTTCACTACAGCACTCAATACCAGTGACCGTGTGGATACGCTCAGCATACTCGAAGTACTGGCGACAATGAAAGCAAAGATCGACTATAAGACTTACATAGACACGCTTATAGCCCATGCAGACAAAGACGGATATGATACCATCAGGGTAACTGCATTACAGCAGAAAGCCGCATTACCGGTCAATATAACCCCATTACTTAAAACACAGCAGCAGACTGTTTTTGGCAATGCCTTCTGGGGCAAAGACACCCTGCAAATGTTCAGCAACAGTATCGAAAGAACCTTACTGGTCTATAAGATCCTACGCCAGGCAGGAGGGCACGATGCATTATTGCAAAAGATGCGCAACTACTTCCTGGAAAAACGAAAGGATGGTCACTGGAACAACACCTATCAGTCGGCACTGATACTCGAAACCATCCTGCCGGATGTGATGGAAGATGCCGCTCAGGGCACTGCAACCCTCACTATTAATGGTAAACACATCACCCGATTCCCGTATACGGATACACTTCCTGCCGGCAAGATCGAGATCAGCAAACAGGGAAAACTGCCAGTTTATTTCACCGCCTATCAGCGTTTCCGGAACAGGCAACCGGAAAAAGAGACCGGGCTTTTTGATGTAACAGCGGTACTTACCGACGGCCTCCTTCGCAAGGAAGCATTACAGGCGGGTCAGCCTATTCAACTGGAAGTAACGGTCGATGCAAAACAGACAGCTGACTATGTACTGGTGGAGATCCCTATCCCCGCTGGCTGTTCCTATCAGGATAAATCACAGGTTAACTACTGGAATAATCTGAATAATGAAGTACATCGTGAACATTTCAAAGACAAGGTGAGTATTTTCTGCACGCAGCTGACCGCGGGTAAACATACCTTCACCATTTCCTTACTGCCACGCTACTCCGGACACTACTACCTGAATCCGGCGAAAGCAGAAATGCAGTACTTTCCGGTATTTATGGGCAGGGAAACTTTGAAACAGGTTTATATTTATTAA